The Eubacteriaceae bacterium Marseille-Q4139 genome has a window encoding:
- a CDS encoding GNAT family N-acetyltransferase — MEIVKLRDQEHMAGEAAAWFHSKWGIPKEAYEESMAECLLNKGAVPQWYLVMENGAIIGGAGIIENDFHDRKDLSPNLCALYVEEEFRGHGIAGSLLSFICADMKALGIPTLYLITGHTSFYERYGWEFLCMVQGDGDEEMSRMYVHEE; from the coding sequence ATGGAAATTGTAAAACTGAGGGATCAGGAACACATGGCAGGCGAGGCCGCGGCGTGGTTTCATTCCAAATGGGGGATCCCAAAAGAGGCGTATGAGGAAAGCATGGCGGAATGCCTGTTAAATAAGGGAGCTGTTCCCCAGTGGTATCTTGTGATGGAGAACGGTGCGATCATCGGCGGCGCCGGAATTATTGAGAATGATTTTCATGACCGGAAGGATCTGTCGCCCAACCTCTGCGCGCTGTATGTGGAGGAAGAGTTCCGCGGACATGGCATCGCAGGCTCGCTTCTCTCTTTTATCTGCGCGGACATGAAGGCGCTCGGAATCCCGACGCTTTATCTGATTACCGGCCATACCTCGTTTTATGAGCGGTACGGCTGGGAGTTTCTCTGCATGGTGCAGGGCGACGGGGACGAGGAGATGTCGCGGATGTATGTGCATGAAGAATGA
- the trpD gene encoding anthranilate phosphoribosyltransferase yields the protein MIKEAIVKIVNKEDLTYDEAYTVMNEIMSGQTSPTQNAAFLAALSTKSARAETTDEIAGCAAAMRAHATKVETGMELFEIVGTGGDNAHSFNISTTSALVAASGGMKVAKHGNRAASSQCGTADCLEALGVNIYQSPKRCLELLNEAGICFFFAQKYHTSMKYVGAIRKELGFRTVFNILGPLTNPGTPSMQLLGVYDDYLVEPLAQVLINLGVRRGMVVYGQDKLDEISMSAPTSICEIKDGWFKTSVIAPEDFGFKRCAKEELKGGTPEENAKITLDILNGGRGPKRDAVLMNAGASLYIGGKAGTMKDGIALAAELLDSGKALETLHKLKEISSRPEVEE from the coding sequence ATGATAAAAGAAGCCATCGTGAAAATCGTAAACAAAGAAGACCTGACCTACGATGAGGCCTATACGGTCATGAATGAAATCATGAGCGGCCAGACGTCGCCCACCCAGAACGCCGCCTTCCTTGCGGCCCTGTCGACGAAAAGCGCCAGAGCGGAGACCACCGACGAAATTGCCGGCTGTGCGGCGGCCATGAGGGCGCACGCCACAAAGGTGGAGACTGGCATGGAGCTTTTTGAGATTGTCGGCACCGGCGGCGACAACGCCCACAGCTTCAACATTTCCACGACTTCCGCCCTTGTGGCGGCGTCCGGCGGCATGAAGGTGGCAAAGCATGGAAATCGCGCCGCTTCCTCCCAGTGCGGGACGGCAGACTGCTTAGAGGCCCTCGGCGTAAACATCTACCAGAGCCCGAAGCGGTGTCTGGAGCTTTTAAATGAAGCCGGAATCTGCTTCTTTTTCGCCCAGAAATACCATACTTCCATGAAATATGTCGGCGCAATCCGAAAGGAACTGGGATTCCGCACCGTGTTCAATATTTTAGGCCCGCTCACGAACCCCGGAACGCCCTCCATGCAGCTTCTCGGCGTGTATGACGATTATCTCGTGGAGCCGCTTGCCCAGGTACTCATAAACCTCGGCGTCCGCCGCGGCATGGTTGTCTACGGCCAGGATAAGCTGGATGAAATCTCCATGAGCGCGCCCACGTCCATCTGCGAAATCAAGGACGGCTGGTTTAAAACCTCGGTCATCGCGCCGGAGGACTTTGGCTTTAAACGCTGTGCAAAAGAAGAACTGAAAGGCGGTACGCCGGAGGAAAATGCGAAGATTACGCTGGATATTTTAAACGGAGGGAGAGGGCCGAAGAGGGATGCCGTTTTGATGAACGCAGGGGCGTCACTTTATATCGGCGGAAAGGCCGGGACCATGAAAGACGGCATCGCCCTGGCCGCAGAGCTTTTGGACTCCGGAAAGGCCCTCGAAACGCTTCATAAGCTGAAAGAAATCAGCAGCCGGCCGGAGGTGGAGGAATGA
- a CDS encoding aminoglycoside 6-adenylyltransferase, which yields MRSEKEMFDLILNTAKEDDRIRGVYMNGSRTNPHVKKDIFQDYDIVYAVRENRPFYEDRHWIDRFGKRLYMQCPDEVDKWNGCDVDFDKCYGWLIQFADGNRLDLHVVPVREADVLSDKLCVILLDKDGIFPDIPAPSDEDYRIRRPSQGEFLACCNEFWWCLNNITKGLWREEIPYVQEMYHSASHPQLVRLLNWKIGYETDFRISMGKASKYMKDYLPEKTWNRFLKTYISGDIGEVWDSVSAACALFDETALELEARWGHVYNRDEASASFGFFKHVRTLPKDAKAVF from the coding sequence ATGCGGAGTGAAAAAGAAATGTTTGATCTGATCCTGAATACCGCAAAGGAGGATGACAGGATCCGCGGCGTCTATATGAACGGTTCCAGGACGAATCCCCATGTAAAAAAGGATATTTTCCAGGACTACGACATCGTTTATGCGGTGCGGGAAAACCGGCCTTTTTACGAGGACAGACACTGGATCGACCGGTTCGGGAAGCGGCTCTATATGCAGTGCCCTGACGAGGTGGACAAGTGGAACGGCTGTGACGTGGATTTTGATAAATGCTACGGCTGGCTCATCCAGTTTGCGGACGGGAACCGGCTGGATCTTCATGTGGTGCCGGTAAGGGAAGCCGATGTCCTGAGCGATAAGCTCTGTGTGATCCTGCTCGATAAAGACGGTATTTTTCCGGACATTCCTGCTCCGTCCGACGAAGATTATCGGATCAGGCGGCCGTCCCAGGGGGAATTTCTCGCCTGCTGCAACGAATTCTGGTGGTGCTTAAACAACATCACAAAGGGGCTTTGGCGGGAGGAAATCCCTTACGTCCAGGAAATGTACCATTCCGCAAGCCATCCGCAGCTTGTGCGGCTCTTAAACTGGAAAATCGGATATGAGACGGATTTCCGTATTTCGATGGGAAAGGCATCCAAATATATGAAAGACTATCTCCCGGAGAAAACATGGAACCGCTTTTTGAAAACCTATATAAGCGGCGATATCGGGGAAGTCTGGGATTCCGTGTCTGCCGCCTGTGCCCTGTTTGACGAGACGGCCCTGGAGCTTGAAGCCCGGTGGGGACATGTCTATAACCGGGATGAGGCCTCAGCCTCTTTTGGCTTTTTCAAACATGTCCGGACGCTTCCGAAGGATGCCAAAGCCGTCTTTTAA
- a CDS encoding tryptophan synthase subunit alpha, translating to MSKIKNAFENGKAFIAFITCGDPDLETTAAAVRAAVTNGADLIELGIPFSDPTAEGPVIQGANLRALTGGVTTDKIFAFVKELRKDVTVPMVFMTYANVIFSYGAGRFLSACQEIGIDGLILPDLPFEEKDEFLPVCREYGVDLISLIAPTSENRIAMIAKEAEGFLYIVSSLGVTGTRSEIKTDLESIIKVVRENTDIPCAIGFGISTPEQAKKMADISDGAIVGSAIIKILEQYGKEAPSHIGAYVKSMKDALR from the coding sequence ATGAGTAAGATAAAGAACGCATTTGAAAACGGAAAGGCATTCATCGCCTTCATCACCTGCGGCGACCCGGATCTTGAGACCACCGCAGCGGCCGTCCGCGCCGCCGTCACAAACGGCGCCGACCTCATCGAGCTTGGAATTCCCTTTTCCGACCCCACCGCCGAGGGGCCTGTGATCCAGGGGGCGAACCTGCGGGCGCTGACGGGCGGTGTCACCACCGATAAGATTTTTGCCTTTGTAAAAGAACTGCGGAAAGACGTGACCGTGCCCATGGTGTTCATGACCTACGCCAACGTGATTTTTTCCTACGGTGCCGGCCGCTTCCTTTCTGCCTGTCAGGAAATCGGAATCGACGGGCTCATCCTGCCGGATCTGCCCTTTGAGGAAAAGGATGAATTCCTTCCGGTCTGCCGGGAGTACGGGGTTGACCTCATATCCTTAATCGCCCCCACGTCGGAAAACCGCATCGCCATGATCGCAAAGGAGGCCGAGGGCTTTTTATACATCGTTTCCAGCCTTGGCGTGACGGGGACGAGAAGCGAAATTAAAACCGACCTGGAATCCATCATAAAAGTTGTCCGTGAAAACACCGACATTCCCTGTGCCATCGGCTTCGGGATTTCCACGCCCGAGCAGGCAAAAAAGATGGCAGACATCTCCGACGGCGCCATCGTCGGCTCGGCCATCATAAAGATTTTGGAACAATACGGGAAAGAGGCGCCGTCTCACATCGGCGCTTATGTGAAGTCCATGAAGGATGCACTGCGGTAG
- a CDS encoding phosphoribosylanthranilate isomerase, with protein sequence MTGIKFCGLKNPSDIEAANSLEPEYVGFVFAPKSRRFVTPEEACELKRLLSPKIQAVGVFVDERPEVIAELLTYGVIDMAQLHGTESPEDIRRLKEISGKPVIKAFLIKTAEDVRKAMQSPADYVLLDSGMGTGTVFDWEMIKGMERPYFLAGGLEPGNVGQAIRRLSPFAVDVSSGIETDGVKDLRKMAEFSAAVRKEERV encoded by the coding sequence ATGACAGGAATCAAATTCTGCGGGCTGAAAAATCCAAGTGACATTGAGGCCGCAAACTCCTTAGAGCCGGAGTACGTGGGCTTTGTCTTTGCGCCGAAAAGCAGGCGCTTTGTGACGCCGGAGGAGGCCTGTGAGCTGAAACGTCTCTTAAGCCCGAAAATCCAGGCTGTCGGCGTATTCGTGGACGAACGGCCGGAAGTAATAGCTGAACTTTTAACATACGGCGTCATCGACATGGCACAGCTCCATGGGACAGAGAGCCCGGAGGACATCAGACGCCTCAAAGAAATCTCTGGAAAGCCGGTCATAAAGGCCTTTCTCATAAAAACCGCGGAGGATGTCCGAAAAGCCATGCAAAGCCCTGCCGACTATGTGCTGTTGGACTCCGGCATGGGGACGGGCACCGTCTTTGACTGGGAAATGATAAAGGGCATGGAAAGGCCGTATTTCCTTGCCGGAGGGCTGGAACCTGGAAACGTGGGGCAGGCCATCAGGCGGCTTTCGCCCTTTGCCGTCGACGTGAGCTCCGGCATTGAGACAGACGGAGTGAAAGATTTACGAAAGATGGCGGAGTTTTCTGCCGCCGTCAGAAAGGAAGAGAGAGTATGA
- the trpE gene encoding anthranilate synthase component I, with translation MKISPTLEEVMELAAGGRYQVAPVSLEILSDFTTPIEAMKILKNVSTHCYMLESAMANDRWGRYTFLGFDPKLEITCMNGEMKAGSLTFHTDDPSGQIRQILSEYKSPRFDFLPPFTGGLVGYFSYDYLGYGEPAVRCETKDTEAFKDVDLMLFDKVIAFDHLCQKIILIVNMSLKEPETGYNKAILELRQLSDLLHSGEKKKEPAGTLIGEVTPLFEKEEFCGMVKKAKHYIHEGDIFQIVLSNRLSAPFEGSLFNTYRVLRTINPSPYMFYFSGTDVEAAGASPETLVKLENGVLHTFPLAGTRPRGKTEEEDRRLEEELLTDEKELAEHNMLVDLGRNDLGKISRFGTVKVEKLHSIERFSHVMHIGSTVRGEIREDFDALDAIEAVLPAGTLSGAPKIRACQLIGELENNKRGIYGGAVGYIDFAGNMDTCIAIRLAYKKNGRVFVRSGAGIVADSVPEKEYEECLNKAKSSLRALELAQEAEL, from the coding sequence ATGAAAATTTCACCGACTCTCGAAGAAGTCATGGAGCTTGCGGCAGGCGGCCGGTACCAGGTGGCGCCGGTAAGCTTGGAGATCCTGTCCGACTTTACCACGCCTATCGAGGCAATGAAAATACTGAAAAACGTGTCAACCCACTGTTATATGCTGGAATCGGCCATGGCGAACGACAGATGGGGCCGCTACACCTTTCTGGGCTTCGATCCGAAACTGGAGATCACCTGCATGAACGGGGAGATGAAGGCCGGAAGCCTCACCTTCCATACGGACGATCCCTCCGGCCAGATCCGCCAGATCCTTTCCGAGTACAAAAGTCCGCGGTTTGATTTCCTTCCGCCGTTTACCGGCGGACTTGTGGGCTACTTTTCCTATGACTATCTGGGATACGGTGAGCCGGCCGTCCGCTGTGAGACAAAGGACACCGAGGCCTTTAAGGACGTCGACCTGATGCTGTTTGACAAGGTGATCGCCTTCGACCACCTCTGCCAGAAAATTATCCTGATTGTCAACATGTCCTTAAAAGAGCCGGAAACCGGATACAACAAGGCCATCCTGGAGTTAAGACAGCTTTCCGACCTTCTCCACAGCGGAGAAAAGAAGAAAGAGCCGGCCGGAACGCTCATCGGGGAAGTCACGCCGCTCTTTGAAAAAGAAGAATTCTGCGGCATGGTAAAAAAGGCAAAGCACTATATCCATGAGGGCGATATTTTCCAGATCGTGCTTTCCAACCGCCTGTCCGCCCCCTTTGAAGGCAGCTTATTCAACACCTACCGGGTGCTTCGGACGATTAACCCGTCTCCGTACATGTTCTATTTTTCCGGCACCGATGTGGAGGCGGCGGGGGCCTCGCCGGAAACCCTGGTGAAGCTGGAAAACGGCGTTCTGCACACCTTTCCGCTTGCGGGCACCAGGCCGAGGGGGAAAACCGAAGAAGAGGACAGACGGCTGGAGGAAGAGCTTTTAACCGATGAAAAGGAGCTTGCCGAGCACAACATGCTGGTGGATTTAGGCCGGAACGACCTTGGCAAAATCAGCCGGTTCGGCACCGTGAAGGTCGAAAAGCTCCATTCCATAGAGCGGTTTTCCCATGTCATGCATATTGGTTCCACGGTGCGGGGAGAAATCCGGGAGGACTTTGACGCCTTAGACGCCATCGAAGCCGTGCTTCCGGCCGGAACCTTGTCCGGTGCTCCGAAAATCCGGGCCTGTCAGCTCATCGGCGAGCTGGAAAACAATAAGCGGGGCATCTACGGCGGCGCCGTCGGCTACATTGACTTTGCCGGGAACATGGATACCTGCATCGCCATCCGCCTTGCATATAAGAAAAACGGCCGGGTGTTCGTGAGAAGCGGGGCCGGGATCGTGGCGGATTCGGTTCCGGAAAAAGAATATGAAGAGTGCTTAAACAAGGCAAAATCCTCACTCCGGGCCCTGGAGCTTGCACAGGAGGCGGAATTATGA
- a CDS encoding HpcH/HpaI aldolase/citrate lyase family protein — protein sequence MSHPNKKRLRRSMMFLNCQKPALIKDPYIYKPDSIMLDLEDAVAENQKDAARFSLYHALKEIDYRGVERVVRINGLDTPHWKEDIRVCVAGGADVIRIAKTETAKDVHLVEEHVLAAEREFGRPEGSTLLMAALESCRGVLNALEVSESSERLIGIALSGGDYTKDLQTHITGTGVELQGARQHMIMAARAAGVQCWDTVFTNLDDMEGFERETEMIKLMGFDGKSLINPRQIAIVHKIFTPTEKEVIFAEKVVREIDEKKAKGIGVFTVDGKMIDIAFYDGAKRTLAMAEAAGVYFNRA from the coding sequence ATGAGCCATCCGAACAAAAAAAGACTGAGACGTTCCATGATGTTTTTAAACTGCCAGAAACCGGCGCTCATCAAGGATCCCTATATCTATAAGCCGGATTCCATCATGCTGGATTTAGAGGACGCTGTGGCCGAAAACCAGAAGGACGCGGCCAGGTTCTCCCTCTATCATGCATTAAAAGAGATCGACTACCGCGGCGTAGAGCGTGTCGTCCGCATCAACGGCCTCGACACGCCCCACTGGAAAGAAGACATCCGCGTCTGCGTGGCCGGCGGCGCCGACGTAATCCGCATCGCCAAAACTGAAACGGCAAAGGATGTGCATCTGGTGGAGGAACATGTCCTGGCGGCAGAAAGAGAATTTGGCAGGCCGGAGGGCAGCACGCTTTTAATGGCGGCGCTGGAGTCCTGCCGCGGCGTTTTAAATGCTCTGGAGGTTTCCGAGTCGTCGGAGCGGCTGATCGGCATCGCCTTATCCGGCGGCGACTACACGAAAGACCTCCAGACCCACATCACCGGGACGGGCGTCGAGCTTCAGGGCGCCAGACAGCACATGATAATGGCAGCCAGAGCGGCCGGCGTCCAGTGCTGGGACACGGTATTTACGAATCTCGACGACATGGAGGGCTTTGAGCGGGAGACCGAGATGATTAAACTCATGGGCTTTGACGGAAAATCCTTAATTAACCCGAGGCAGATCGCCATTGTCCATAAAATCTTTACCCCGACGGAAAAAGAAGTGATTTTCGCAGAAAAAGTCGTGCGGGAGATCGACGAAAAGAAGGCGAAAGGCATCGGCGTTTTCACCGTGGACGGGAAGATGATCGACATTGCCTTTTACGACGGTGCAAAACGGACGCTCGCCATGGCAGAGGCGGCCGGCGTCTATTTCAACAGGGCATAA
- the trpC gene encoding indole-3-glycerol phosphate synthase TrpC, producing MTILNQLAEHAKERVSEAKKRLPESELKRQAEAMKKGGFSFEEALKKPGLSFICECKKASPSKGLIAPVFPYLEIAKKYEAAGADCISVLTEPKWFLGADQYLKEIAAAVSIPCLRKDFTVDEYMIYEAKVLGAGAVLLICSLLEEGQLEEYLAVCEELGLSALTEAHDEKEAAMAVRAGARIIGVNNRNLKDFTADTENSRRLRDMIPQNVLFVSESGVRDAEDVRKLKEIGADAVLIGEALMRAPDKKKALSALRGEQ from the coding sequence ATGACAATCCTGAATCAGCTTGCGGAACATGCGAAAGAGCGCGTCAGCGAAGCAAAAAAACGTCTGCCGGAGAGCGAGCTAAAGAGGCAGGCCGAAGCCATGAAAAAAGGCGGCTTTTCCTTTGAGGAAGCCCTGAAAAAGCCAGGGCTCTCCTTTATCTGTGAGTGCAAAAAGGCGTCGCCGTCCAAAGGGCTTATCGCCCCGGTCTTTCCCTATCTGGAGATCGCAAAGAAATACGAAGCGGCAGGCGCCGACTGCATTTCTGTTTTGACGGAGCCGAAATGGTTCCTGGGAGCCGACCAGTATCTAAAAGAGATTGCTGCCGCCGTCTCCATTCCATGCCTGCGGAAGGACTTTACCGTGGACGAATACATGATTTATGAGGCGAAGGTTCTGGGAGCCGGGGCCGTGCTCCTGATCTGCTCTCTGCTGGAAGAGGGACAGCTTGAGGAATATCTGGCCGTCTGCGAAGAACTGGGGCTTTCGGCGCTTACGGAAGCCCACGATGAAAAGGAAGCCGCCATGGCCGTAAGGGCCGGGGCCAGGATCATCGGCGTCAACAACCGGAATTTAAAGGATTTTACGGCGGACACGGAAAACAGCCGGAGACTCCGGGACATGATCCCGCAGAACGTGCTGTTTGTTTCCGAAAGCGGCGTGCGGGATGCCGAAGACGTGAGAAAGCTTAAGGAAATCGGAGCCGACGCCGTGTTAATCGGCGAGGCGCTCATGCGTGCACCGGATAAGAAAAAGGCGCTTTCCGCCTTAAGAGGTGAACAATGA
- the citD gene encoding citrate lyase acyl carrier protein: MEIKKTAMAGTLESSDVQVTIEPSENGIEILLESSVMRQFGRQIRAVVKETLERLEVTNARVALVDKGALDCTIKARVECAVFRACEKTENYPWGGAIR; encoded by the coding sequence ATGGAGATCAAAAAGACAGCCATGGCCGGGACGCTGGAATCCAGCGACGTCCAGGTCACCATTGAACCGTCGGAGAACGGCATCGAAATTCTCCTGGAAAGCAGCGTCATGAGACAGTTCGGAAGACAGATCCGGGCAGTCGTAAAAGAGACGTTAGAGCGGCTGGAGGTAACAAATGCGAGGGTGGCGCTGGTGGATAAAGGCGCCCTGGACTGCACCATAAAAGCCCGCGTGGAGTGTGCCGTGTTCCGCGCCTGCGAAAAGACCGAAAATTACCCGTGGGGAGGTGCCATCCGATGA
- a CDS encoding aminodeoxychorismate/anthranilate synthase component II, producing the protein MILLIDNYDSFSYNLYQLIGELDEEIRVIRNDEMTVEEIRNLNPGRIILSPGPGRPEDAGILIEAIRTLGKEIPMLGVCLGHQAICAAFGATVSYAKKLMHGKQSEVTFDTDCPLFKNCPPKALAARYHSLAADAATLPECLKITAVTKDGEVMAVQHREFPIFGVQFHPESIMTPDGKTMLYNFLKEI; encoded by the coding sequence ATGATTCTTCTCATTGATAATTACGACAGCTTTTCCTATAACCTCTACCAGCTCATCGGAGAGCTTGACGAAGAGATCCGGGTCATAAGAAACGATGAGATGACCGTGGAAGAGATTCGAAACCTAAATCCTGGCCGCATCATCCTGTCGCCGGGGCCAGGACGGCCGGAGGACGCCGGAATTCTCATTGAGGCCATCCGCACACTCGGGAAAGAAATTCCTATGCTCGGCGTCTGCCTGGGTCATCAGGCCATCTGCGCGGCCTTCGGAGCCACGGTCTCATACGCGAAAAAGCTGATGCACGGGAAACAGTCGGAAGTGACCTTCGATACGGACTGCCCGTTATTTAAAAATTGTCCGCCAAAAGCCTTAGCGGCCCGCTACCATTCCCTTGCGGCCGACGCCGCCACGCTGCCGGAATGCCTGAAAATCACCGCGGTCACAAAGGACGGAGAGGTGATGGCCGTACAGCACAGGGAATTTCCCATTTTCGGCGTACAGTTCCATCCCGAATCCATTATGACACCGGACGGAAAGACCATGCTATATAATTTTCTGAAGGAGATATAA
- a CDS encoding LysR family transcriptional regulator, with protein MNEKHMQYILAVLREGSVTAAAKKLYISQPSLSQAIKAAEASLGAPIFDRTTEPMTLTPAGQLYVEAARQISAINRNLSGQIEELKHEDFGTLRFGIPVQRSMELLPLLYSRFSEQFPHVTLELSEQGSADLEQSVLEGRVDIACMTTSPKHEELYYELLKEEHLVLLANRRCAIAGRIPSGTPIDILEARDETFICSRPGHSVRALQDSLFISREIKPKIGLETVSIEVGKRVAATAEAVMICPDSYVDAGDSAPWAVYPILGVELPRHFYACRRRDLYLTRYRKAFLSLLHEAAGRPDHIHASERTSQHGI; from the coding sequence ATGAATGAGAAACACATGCAGTATATTCTGGCGGTTTTGCGGGAAGGCAGCGTCACCGCAGCCGCCAAAAAACTATATATCTCCCAGCCGTCCTTAAGCCAGGCCATAAAGGCTGCCGAGGCCAGCCTCGGCGCCCCTATTTTTGACCGCACCACGGAACCCATGACCTTGACACCGGCGGGACAGCTTTACGTGGAAGCCGCCAGGCAGATTTCTGCCATAAACCGGAACCTGTCCGGCCAAATCGAGGAGTTAAAGCATGAGGACTTCGGCACGCTTCGCTTCGGCATTCCGGTACAGCGTTCCATGGAGCTTCTGCCGCTTCTGTATTCCCGTTTTTCGGAACAGTTCCCCCATGTGACCCTGGAGCTTTCCGAGCAGGGCTCTGCCGACCTGGAACAGAGCGTCTTAGAAGGCCGTGTGGACATTGCCTGTATGACGACATCGCCGAAGCATGAGGAGCTTTATTATGAGCTTTTAAAGGAGGAACACCTGGTGCTTCTCGCCAACCGCCGCTGTGCCATCGCCGGGCGGATCCCCTCCGGGACGCCCATCGACATTCTGGAAGCCAGGGATGAGACCTTCATTTGCAGCCGTCCCGGCCATTCCGTCCGGGCGCTCCAGGACTCTCTCTTTATTTCCAGGGAAATCAAGCCGAAAATCGGCCTGGAAACCGTCAGCATCGAGGTTGGGAAGCGGGTGGCCGCGACGGCAGAGGCCGTCATGATCTGCCCTGACTCCTATGTCGATGCAGGCGATTCCGCTCCATGGGCCGTCTATCCGATTCTCGGCGTGGAGCTTCCGAGACATTTTTATGCCTGCCGGCGCAGGGATCTTTATCTTACCAGGTACCGGAAAGCGTTTCTTTCCCTGCTCCATGAGGCCGCCGGACGGCCTGACCATATCCATGCATCAGAAAGGACTTCACAACATGGCATTTGA
- the trpB gene encoding tryptophan synthase subunit beta — MTNPNGRFGIHGGQYIPETLMNAVIELEEAYNRYKNDPEFNRELSNLFNEYAGRPSRLYYAEKMTKDLGGAKIYLKREDLNHTGAHKINNVLGQALLAKKMGKTRLIAETGAGQHGVASATAAALMGMECVVFMGEEDTIRQALNVYRMRLLGAAVVPVKTGTATLKDAVSEAMREWTSRISDTHYCLGSVMGPHPFPTIVRDFQSVISKEIKEQILEKEGRLPDAVIACVGGGSNAIGSFYHFIEDKDVRLIGCEAAGRGIDTFETAATIATGRLGIFHGMKSYFCQDEYGQIAPVYSISAGLDYPGVGPEHAYLHDIGRAEYVPVTDEEAVCAFEYLARTEGIIPAIESAHAVAHAMKLAPAMGKDQILVITISGRGDKDCAAIARYRGEDIHE; from the coding sequence ATGACAAATCCAAACGGACGTTTCGGCATCCACGGCGGCCAGTACATCCCGGAAACGCTGATGAACGCGGTCATTGAGCTGGAGGAGGCCTATAACCGATATAAAAACGATCCCGAATTCAACCGGGAGCTTTCCAACTTATTCAACGAATACGCAGGCAGGCCGTCCAGGCTCTACTATGCGGAAAAGATGACAAAGGATCTTGGCGGCGCGAAGATCTATTTAAAGCGCGAGGACTTAAACCACACCGGCGCCCACAAAATCAACAACGTCTTAGGCCAGGCGCTGCTTGCAAAGAAAATGGGGAAAACCCGCCTGATTGCCGAGACGGGAGCCGGCCAGCACGGTGTCGCATCGGCCACGGCCGCGGCCCTCATGGGCATGGAATGCGTCGTTTTTATGGGCGAGGAGGACACGATCCGGCAGGCCTTAAACGTGTACCGCATGCGGCTTTTAGGTGCCGCAGTGGTGCCTGTGAAGACCGGCACGGCCACCTTAAAGGACGCCGTTTCCGAGGCCATGAGAGAGTGGACATCGAGGATTTCCGACACCCATTACTGTCTCGGCTCCGTCATGGGCCCCCACCCGTTCCCGACCATTGTCCGGGACTTCCAGTCGGTGATTTCAAAGGAGATAAAGGAACAGATTTTAGAAAAGGAAGGGCGGCTCCCGGATGCCGTCATCGCCTGCGTGGGCGGCGGCTCCAACGCCATCGGAAGCTTTTATCATTTTATTGAGGACAAAGACGTCCGCCTGATCGGCTGCGAGGCGGCGGGAAGAGGCATCGACACCTTCGAGACGGCGGCCACCATTGCCACCGGCCGGCTCGGTATTTTCCATGGCATGAAATCCTATTTCTGCCAGGATGAGTACGGCCAGATCGCCCCTGTCTATTCCATTTCGGCCGGCCTTGACTATCCCGGCGTCGGCCCGGAGCACGCCTATCTTCATGACATCGGACGGGCCGAATACGTGCCGGTCACGGACGAGGAAGCCGTGTGCGCCTTTGAATATCTGGCGCGGACGGAAGGGATTATCCCGGCCATCGAATCGGCTCACGCCGTGGCCCATGCCATGAAGCTGGCGCCGGCCATGGGGAAAGACCAGATTCTCGTCATCACCATTTCCGGCAGGGGAGACAAGGACTGCGCCGCCATTGCCCGTTACAGAGGGGAGGATATCCATGAGTAA